In Cololabis saira isolate AMF1-May2022 chromosome 1, fColSai1.1, whole genome shotgun sequence, the following proteins share a genomic window:
- the ift27 gene encoding intraflagellar transport protein 27 homolog: MVKLRARCLLVGDAAVGKSSLSHVFYSDGSLFRKNYSMTAGVELLTKCVNIPETSDSVELYIIDSAGKEKLVEASEKMWGEPSLLCLVFDVTSEQSFANCSRWMERVRTHCQVLQIPGVLVGNKSDLSGRREVQASVANEWAQSQGLEYYETSAKEMDNCDAPFLCLARAFHSLYQEQLETIQNLGPG; the protein is encoded by the exons ATGGTGAAGCTGAGGGCAAGGTGTCTGCTTGTCG GGGATGCTGCGGTGGGGAAAAGTTCCCTCTCCCATGTCTTCTACAGTGATGGAAGTCTCTTCAGGAAGAACTACAGCATG ACGGCAGGAGTGGAGCTGCTGACAAAGTGTGTCAACATCCCAGAGACCAGTGACAGTGTG GAGCTCTATATCATCGACTCTGCAGGGAAGGAAAAACTTGTGGAGGCCTCTGAAAAGATG TGGGGGGAACCTTCTTTGCTTTGCCTGGTTTTTGACGTGACCAGTGAGCAGTCTTTTGCCAACTGCAGCAGATGGATGGAGAGAGTCCGCACACACTGCCAGGTTCTCCAGATTCCAG GAGTCCTGGTGGGCAACAAGTCAGATCTCTCTGGTAGAAGGGAAGTGCAGGCGTCTGTAGCTAACGAATGGGCCCAGAGCCAAGGACTGGAGTACTATGAGACATCAGCT AAGGAGATGGACAACTGTGACGCGCCGTTCCTGTGTTTAGCCCGGGCCTTCCACTCTCTCTACCAAGAGCAGCTTGAAACCATCCAAAACCTCGGTCCAGGATAG